One segment of Pangasianodon hypophthalmus isolate fPanHyp1 chromosome 10, fPanHyp1.pri, whole genome shotgun sequence DNA contains the following:
- the mboat2a gene encoding lysophospholipid acyltransferase 2 isoform X2, with protein sequence MIFTGVEHMHRYCFVVALGYLTLCQITRVYVFDYGMYSADFTGPMMVITQKITSLAFEIHDGLTKKEEHLKPTQKYLAVRKMPSLLEYLSYNCNFLGILAGPTCSFNDYTAFIEGTGYQHKHVESNGKENGKFKQSDPSPKRDVLVKLGTCALCLLVYLTFYRICPVERVIDDPFITSQPFYLRILYLYLSMLSLRPKYYFVWTLADAINNAAGFGFNGYHKDGTPRWDLISNLRILDIEFATSFKTFLDNWNIQTALWLKRVCYERCPYHPTAATFLLSAMWHGVYPGYYLTFLTGIAMTLAARAVRHNVRQHFLGSSTHKLIYDVITWASTQIAICYTVVPFVVLAVGPSLKFYWSWYCCLHVICMLLVLALPVKRKSSREKLQEKQNQPAEGSDFSSTDSNCNQKQKTS encoded by the exons ATGATCTTCACTGGGGTGGAGCACATGCACAG ATACTGCTTTGTGGTTGCTCTGGGCTACCTCACCCTCTGCCAGATCACCCGGGTCTATGTTTTCGACTATGGCATGTACTCAGCAGACTTCACGGG GCCCATGATGGTAATCACACAGAAGATCACCAGTCTGGCATTTGAGATCCATGATG GTCTAACAAAGAAGGAAGAGCATCTCAAGCCTACGCAAAAGTATCTCGCTGTCAG GAAAATGCCAAGTCTTCTAGAGTATTTGAGTTATAATTGTAACTTCCTGGGCATCCTGGCTGGCCCCACATGCTCCTTCAATGACTACACAGCCTTTATCGAGGGGACGGGCTACCAGCACAAACACGTGGAGTCAAATGGCAAGGAGAATGGCAAATTCAAGCAGAGCGACCCCTCACCAAAG AGAGACGTGCTGGTGAAGCTGGGCACCTGCGCTCTTTGCTTGCTGGTCTATCTAACCTTCTATCGCATATGTCCTGTGGAGCGCGTCATTGACGACCCATTCATCACCTCCCAGCCTTTCTACCTGCGCATCCTCTACCTCTACCTGTCCATGCTCAGCCTGCGGCCCAAGTACTATTTCGTATGGACACTGG CTGATGCGATAAACAATGCTGCTGGATTTGGCTTCAATGGTTACCACAAAGACGGCACTCCACGATGGGACCTGATATCAAACTTGAGAATACTGGACATAGAG TTTGCAACAAGTTTCAAGACATTCCTTGACAACTGGAACATTCAGACAGCACTTTGGCTTAAAAG GGTGTGTTATGAGCGCTGTCCGTACCACCCTACAGCAGCCACCTTCCTGCTCTCTGCCATGTGGCACGGAGTGTACCCAGGATACTACCTCACCTTCCTCACGGGCATCGCCATGACACTGGCAGCCCGGGCA GTAAGACATAACGTAAGGCAGCACTTCCTGGGTTCCTCCACACACAAGCTCATCTATGACGTGATTACGTGGGCCAGCACGCAGATCGCTATATGCTACACAGTGGTACcatttgttgtgttggcagtgggACCTTCACTGAAGTTCTACTG gtcATGGTACTGCTGTCTGCACGTGATTTGCATGCTGCTGGTCCTAGCCCTTCCTGTGAAGCGCAAATCATCACGCGAGAAGCTGCAGGAAAAACAGAACCAGCCAGCGGAGGGGAGCGACTTCTCCAGCACAGACAGCAACTGCAACCAGAAACAGAAAACTTcctga
- the mboat2a gene encoding lysophospholipid acyltransferase 2 isoform X3, whose amino-acid sequence MYSADFTGPMMVITQKITSLAFEIHDGLTKKEEHLKPTQKYLAVRKMPSLLEYLSYNCNFLGILAGPTCSFNDYTAFIEGTGYQHKHVESNGKENGKFKQSDPSPKRDVLVKLGTCALCLLVYLTFYRICPVERVIDDPFITSQPFYLRILYLYLSMLSLRPKYYFVWTLADAINNAAGFGFNGYHKDGTPRWDLISNLRILDIEFATSFKTFLDNWNIQTALWLKRVCYERCPYHPTAATFLLSAMWHGVYPGYYLTFLTGIAMTLAARAVRHNVRQHFLGSSTHKLIYDVITWASTQIAICYTVVPFVVLAVGPSLKFYWSWYCCLHVICMLLVLALPVKRKSSREKLQEKQNQPAEGSDFSSTDSNCNQKQKTS is encoded by the exons ATGTACTCAGCAGACTTCACGGG GCCCATGATGGTAATCACACAGAAGATCACCAGTCTGGCATTTGAGATCCATGATG GTCTAACAAAGAAGGAAGAGCATCTCAAGCCTACGCAAAAGTATCTCGCTGTCAG GAAAATGCCAAGTCTTCTAGAGTATTTGAGTTATAATTGTAACTTCCTGGGCATCCTGGCTGGCCCCACATGCTCCTTCAATGACTACACAGCCTTTATCGAGGGGACGGGCTACCAGCACAAACACGTGGAGTCAAATGGCAAGGAGAATGGCAAATTCAAGCAGAGCGACCCCTCACCAAAG AGAGACGTGCTGGTGAAGCTGGGCACCTGCGCTCTTTGCTTGCTGGTCTATCTAACCTTCTATCGCATATGTCCTGTGGAGCGCGTCATTGACGACCCATTCATCACCTCCCAGCCTTTCTACCTGCGCATCCTCTACCTCTACCTGTCCATGCTCAGCCTGCGGCCCAAGTACTATTTCGTATGGACACTGG CTGATGCGATAAACAATGCTGCTGGATTTGGCTTCAATGGTTACCACAAAGACGGCACTCCACGATGGGACCTGATATCAAACTTGAGAATACTGGACATAGAG TTTGCAACAAGTTTCAAGACATTCCTTGACAACTGGAACATTCAGACAGCACTTTGGCTTAAAAG GGTGTGTTATGAGCGCTGTCCGTACCACCCTACAGCAGCCACCTTCCTGCTCTCTGCCATGTGGCACGGAGTGTACCCAGGATACTACCTCACCTTCCTCACGGGCATCGCCATGACACTGGCAGCCCGGGCA GTAAGACATAACGTAAGGCAGCACTTCCTGGGTTCCTCCACACACAAGCTCATCTATGACGTGATTACGTGGGCCAGCACGCAGATCGCTATATGCTACACAGTGGTACcatttgttgtgttggcagtgggACCTTCACTGAAGTTCTACTG gtcATGGTACTGCTGTCTGCACGTGATTTGCATGCTGCTGGTCCTAGCCCTTCCTGTGAAGCGCAAATCATCACGCGAGAAGCTGCAGGAAAAACAGAACCAGCCAGCGGAGGGGAGCGACTTCTCCAGCACAGACAGCAACTGCAACCAGAAACAGAAAACTTcctga